Proteins co-encoded in one Cupriavidus nantongensis genomic window:
- a CDS encoding succinate dehydrogenase assembly factor 2 gives MTESPATTFSHQADPHKRARLRWRARRGLLENDIIVERFFNRYEESLSDEDVAALSQLFELSDNELMDLLLARKELDGELDTPPMQRVIALLRTV, from the coding sequence ATGACTGAGAGTCCTGCCACCACCTTCTCCCATCAGGCCGATCCGCACAAGCGCGCCCGGTTGCGCTGGCGTGCCCGCCGCGGTCTGCTGGAGAACGACATCATCGTCGAACGTTTCTTCAACCGTTACGAGGAGAGCCTGTCCGACGAGGATGTGGCTGCGCTGAGCCAGCTGTTCGAGCTCAGCGACAACGAGTTGATGGACCTGCTCCTTGCGCGCAAGGAACTGGACGGTGAGCTCGACACGCCCCCGATGCAGCGAGTCATCGCCCTGCTGCGTACGGTCTGA